The genomic window ATTCCCTTCCACACATCATTTGTGCCGATAATAGGTGCTCCGTAAACTTCAAAATGCCGCCTTTCAATTGCAAGCGGAATGAGCATTTGCCTCTTAATTTTTTGTTCAGTCATAAATATTTCTTCAATTAATTTCGATATTTCTTGATGCTCAATAACTTCATAATAAAGCCTGTATAAATAATCGCTCGGATTTACATTGAAAATCTCTTTGTATGCCCTGTTAATTAAATTAATATACCCCGTGCTGTCAATTAGTATAAGGCCGCTTCCCATATTCTCGATTAGTGTGGTCAATCGGTCCTGCTGCATTTCCTGGGTCTTCATCAGTTCCTGAAGGTTGCGGGCCAGGACGTTGATAGACGCGCTTAACATTCCCGTTTCGTCCATATGATCTTCGTAAGTCCTGGCAAGATAGTTTCCTTTCGCCAACTCCATCGCAACATTTGTAGCAGATTCAATCGGTTTCGTATAACGGGTCGTAATCCGTGACACTAACAAAATGATGACAATGAGAGCCATTCCGAGACTAGCAATTAAGAGCATCCAAATTTGCCGGTATATTTTTTTTAGTTCATCTATTTGCGTGCTAAGAAATACATACCCTTCTTTTTTTCCATCTTTATGAATCGGACTCCAGTAATATCGTAAATCATATCCTCCATCTACTTCATAACCATCTTTAGTCCTCGAATGTTTCTCTATAATATCACGGATAATTTCCGCATGTTCCCTAATTATTGTATTTGATCGTTCTCCGCTGTCATAAAGAATGGCTCCATCCAGATCAACAATAGTTATTCTTGATTCAAGCATATTGCTAATGGAATCAACTTTATGTCCATCGAAACTGTCAATTCCCCCGTTATCCTCAATATACAAAGTTAACAGGGCGCTTTCAATTTTCAGTCTTTCATTAAACGATTTTAAATAATAGCTTTTAAAAAGCTGCCCCAGCAACAAGCCGAGGCCAATTAACACGGCAACAATAAGGGTGATAATAGAAATGAGGAGTCTTGTACGGAATTTGGTCATTCCCCTTTCGGCTCCTCTAATTTATACCCTAGTCCGCGGATTGTTTTAATGTAGACAGGTTTTTTTGTGTTTTGTTCAATTTTCTCTCGTAAATGGCTGATATGTACATCAACAATCCGGGTATCCCCGGCAAAATCATAGTTCCATACGGCACTTAGCAATTGATCCCTCGTTAACACTCTGCCCTTATGTTTAGCCAAATATAGGAGCAGTTCAAATTCTTTAGGTGTCAATTCAAGTAGTTCTTCCGCAAAAAATGCTTCATATTGATCGGGATATATTTTCAGGTCAGCAATCTTTATAAAACCATTCTCTATGAATTCATTTTCTCTTACCTCAGGCTGATATTGAGACCTCCGCAAAATTGCCTTTACTCTTGCTATCACTTCACGGGGACTAAATGGCTTCGTCATATAATCATCAGCACCGAGTTCAAGACCGAGAACTTTGTCAAACTCATCATCTTTTGCCGTTAACATCAAGATGGGTGTCATCATTTTTTGCTGTCTTAATTGTTTACAAACTTCAATTCCATCTAGTTTAGGAAGCATCAGATCTAAAATGATCAAATCTGGATTTTCATTAAGAGCCAAATCTTTTCCATCTTCTCCATCCATGGCGGTTATAACATCAAAGCCTGCCTGCTCCAAATT from Bacillus methanolicus includes these protein-coding regions:
- a CDS encoding response regulator transcription factor; its protein translation is MKKTVLVVDDEQSIVTLLQYNLEQAGFDVITAMDGEDGKDLALNENPDLIILDLMLPKLDGIEVCKQLRQQKMMTPILMLTAKDDEFDKVLGLELGADDYMTKPFSPREVIARVKAILRRSQYQPEVRENEFIENGFIKIADLKIYPDQYEAFFAEELLELTPKEFELLLYLAKHKGRVLTRDQLLSAVWNYDFAGDTRIVDVHISHLREKIEQNTKKPVYIKTIRGLGYKLEEPKGE
- the pnpS gene encoding two-component system histidine kinase PnpS is translated as MTKFRTRLLISIITLIVAVLIGLGLLLGQLFKSYYLKSFNERLKIESALLTLYIEDNGGIDSFDGHKVDSISNMLESRITIVDLDGAILYDSGERSNTIIREHAEIIRDIIEKHSRTKDGYEVDGGYDLRYYWSPIHKDGKKEGYVFLSTQIDELKKIYRQIWMLLIASLGMALIVIILLVSRITTRYTKPIESATNVAMELAKGNYLARTYEDHMDETGMLSASINVLARNLQELMKTQEMQQDRLTTLIENMGSGLILIDSTGYINLINRAYKEIFNVNPSDYLYRLYYEVIEHQEISKLIEEIFMTEQKIKRQMLIPLAIERRHFEVYGAPIIGTNDVWKGILLVFHDITELKRLEQMRKDFVANVSHELKTPITSIKGFTETLLDGAMNDTNTLEAFLNIILQESGRLQTLIQDLLDLSKIEQQGFKLNIQSVDLVMMLNEVITILESKANEKGISLMLETSGEHITVEGDLYRLKQIFINLINNAITYTPNGGMVTVKIIENKETVTVKVKDTGIGINKDEIPRIFERFYRVDKARSRNSGGTGLGLAIVKHLVEAHKGNISVQSQFGKGTEFTIELHKTLQL